Below is a genomic region from SAR324 cluster bacterium.
GCTGGCACATCTTCAGGACCGTAGCCGACAGCGTTCAGTCCATTGGGTAGGCCTGCCTTCCTCATTAAGTCAATCACAGCACCTGCCAAAACCTCTCCTGCATCATCTGGTGTAGCTCCACGTACATCGGTTCCCATCAACTCTGCACAACGTAGATGATTCTCTGGGTCTGCATTTCCTGTCCAACGAAAAACAGCCGGAGCATTCAAGATCACTGACATTCCGTGAGGTACTGTGGGATGGTCGGGTGGGTAATCAGGAGGAACATATTCCTTGACCATACCACTGACTGGATAGGACATTCCGTGAGGCAGGTGCACACCCGCATTCCCGAAGCCAATTCCAGCATAAGTTGCTCCCAAAAGAATGGCTCCACGAGCTTCGTCATCTTCAGGATCATCCAAAACACGCTGTATATTTTGCGAAATCAATTTTAAGCATTCTGAAGCCCAGATTCGACTGATCGGGTTAGACCCTTGGTAAGCGGGTCGCATTCCAGGAGAATCAGGTGCGGGTCGCTGGTGATACGGCAAGGCTGTCAATGATTCAAGTGCGTGGCTGACTTGGTCTAGAGCGGTGCAGGCTGTCACCATCTTTGGAAGGCTACGGGTGTTATCCGGATCAATGATCCCCATCAGAGGACGAAGCGATCTATGGGCGATCCCAGTCTTGGCTTCCATGGAGAGTAGGTCAAAGATTGCGACCCCTGTTGTCTCGCTACCGGTTCCTGCCGTTGTTGGAATACATATCATGGACTTGATGGGCCCTGGTACTGGTAGCCCCTTACCAATGGGAGGATTGACGTAGTCCAGGAAATCTTTTGGTGGGTGGGTCGCATATAGATTTGCTGCTTTCACCGTGTCCATACTGGAACCTCCACCCACACCGAGATAGCCATCAAAATTTCCCTTCTTGGCAAAATCAATAGCTTCGTGGAAAGACACATCGGTTGGTTCCACAGAAACTCCAGAATAGATTTCGTATTCCAGTCCAACGTCTTTGAGCGAAGCTTCAACGACCTCCATCGTAGCAAGCTTGGCTACTCGAGAATCAGTACAGATCATCAAACGCTTGACGCCCATATTCTTGAAGTCACTTCCAATCTCTTTGGTGACTCCTTTCCCAAACTTGATGCTGGAGGTGTCCATAGTGAATGCAGTTTCCAACTTCATTAGTGGCTCCTTTTAAGAGTTTATGATTAACATAATATTTCTGCTAACTATCAGGAACCTACAGACAATCAGCAAGTGCTATACTTTATTAGCCAATTTTGCATCCACAAAAGATCTATCAACTCACCTTTCAAACACTCTCGATTTTTCAGATACATTGGGAAAGAGAGGCTGAATATCCATAGAATTATCAAATTACAAAGCCACTAATCTTGAACTAGACGTAAAAATCCATTCCTTTTCATAGCTAAAAGAGGGTGCTTTTTAAGCCTTGAATTCCTCACAGCAACGAAATTTGATGATGGTCGAAAATATTCCAAGGTAAGAAAAAATTATTAGACTTGTTCCAGAAGTTTGACCTTCTCTAAAACGGCGAGTATGCAATTGGATTTGGTGACCAGGACGACTTTACTCACGTGATTTATCGGAGAAAGATGTATCGAAAAAATTTGTTGCGACAAAAACTTCATGCTGGTGAAAAACTGATTGGAACCTGGCATGAAATCCCAGATCCGGTAGTGACGGAGATCCTAAGTCTGAGTGGACTGGATTTCGTGCTTGTAGATAATGAGCATGGGCCAGGTGATGTGCTAACGGTGGCAAATCAGCTCAGAGCTTCGAATGGCACAGACACTACGTTGGTCGTTCGTATTCCATGGAATGATCATGTGATGATCAAAAAACTGTTGGATATTGGAGTCGAGTCGATCATGGTGCCAATGGTTGAAAACGCTGAGGAAGCAGAAGCAGTAGTATCCGCTGTCCACTATCCACCAAGAGGAATACGTGGAATTGCTCACACTGACGCTAGAGCGAGCGAGTATGGCTTTAAGGCAGATGAGTACTTGGAGACAGTTTCCGACAATACTTTTGTCATTTGCCAAGTGGAAAGTGCGAAGGCGGCAAATAACATTGATGAAATCGTGGCTGTAGATGGACTGGATATGATTTTCATTGGGCCGTTTGATCTTTCAGCTAGTTTGGGAACCCCAGCGAAATTTGAGAATCCAGAGCACCAGCGTTTAATGAAGAAAACGATTGACACCACGAAAACTGCGGGAAAATATTTGGGAGTCACCCCCTATGGAACGAACTCGATGGCAGATTTGTATGCACAAGGTTTTGATCTTGTCGTTAGTCTCGCTGATGTTGGAATGATTCGTGACGCTGCACGAACACTAGCAGACCAAAAACTCAAATAAACTCCTGGATAAAGCATGTCAGGACGATTAACTGATGAACTCATTCTGGTTACAGGAGGTAGTCGCGGGATCGGGGCTGCGATTGTCGAAAAATGCCTCCTGGAAGGTGCTAACGTATCATTCATTGATCTCGAAGAGGAGGAGGGGGCAAATCTCCTTACAAAATTAAATCAAGATAGTAAGTTATTGTTTGTCAAAGGGAATGTCTGCTCTGCTGAGGATTTGAAATGCTGGAGTGATGCTTCCCGAAAAAAGTTTGGTTCAATTACTGGGCTTGTCAACAATGCTGGTAGAAACTCCTATGCAGACCCAGTAACCATGACAGAGCAACAGTGGGAGGATGTTTTCGATGTTGATTTAAAAGCGGCCTGGCTTGCTGCTCGGGAAGCTTTACCAGATATGATTGCAAACAAACGAGGGTCGATCGTAAATATCGCATCAGTACATGCCAACATGACCTACCCTAATATGTTCCCCTATGCAGCTGCAAAGTCGGGATTGGTAGGGCTGACTCGTTCGATGGCATTGGAGGCTGGTTCACATCAGATCAGGGTTAATGCCCTCTCACCTGGTTATACTGAGACATTTCTGGTGAAAGAGTTTTTTGAAAGGAATGATCCTGCGCTTCGACAGAAGGTTCTGGACGTTCACCCGATGAACCGCATGGCAAAGCCTGCAGAAATTGCCAATTGTGTTGCTTTCCTGCTTTCGACTGAGGCATCCTTCGTTACAGGTGCAAACTGGATAGCAGATGGCGGCTTAACCTCTAGATTTGCTGGATGACTGAATGAGAATTGAATCCGTTGACTTCTTTTACCTTTCTATGCAGCGTGTAACGACTGAAGCAGATGGAAGCCAGGATGCGTTATTGGTGAGAGTTGCTGCAGGTGGCCTGGTAGGTTATGGAGAATGTGAAGCAGCCCCTTTGCCCTCCATCGCTGCTCTAGTTTGCCCATTATCTCATGGTTCCTGCCAACCAGTTCAGGATTCGGTGCTTGGACAAAACTTAAACAATCCTGCTGATATTCAGCGAATAAGTCAGTTGGTTGCTTATCAAAGTATGGATTTGCTCCAGGCTGCCCATACTTACTCAGGGATCGAGATGGCTCTTTGGGATCTTCTTGGTAAGTCCATGGATGCACCAGTCTGGAAACTGCTCAATTATCAGGAAAATTTTGCTAAAACTCCCTATTTTTCAGTCCTTTTTGGGGATGATCCGGCCATCACTTTTGAACGTGCGAAAAAAGCTCGTCGTACGGGCTTTCAAGCCGCTAAGTTCGGATGGGGACCAATTGGATTGGGATCTGCTTTAGAAGATCGGGAACATTTTCAAGCTGCCCGAGAAGGCCTTGGTAATGATGGACTTCTGCTCGTTGATACAGGTCAGATTTTTGGTGAAGATGTCGATAAAGCTTCTGAAAGAATAAGTCCAATGGAGGAGGCTAAGGTCCTTTGGTTTGAAGAACCTTTTCATGCTCATGCTTTACAAGAGTATGGAGAACTTGCGAGGCGA
It encodes:
- a CDS encoding aldolase/citrate lyase family protein yields the protein MYRKNLLRQKLHAGEKLIGTWHEIPDPVVTEILSLSGLDFVLVDNEHGPGDVLTVANQLRASNGTDTTLVVRIPWNDHVMIKKLLDIGVESIMVPMVENAEEAEAVVSAVHYPPRGIRGIAHTDARASEYGFKADEYLETVSDNTFVICQVESAKAANNIDEIVAVDGLDMIFIGPFDLSASLGTPAKFENPEHQRLMKKTIDTTKTAGKYLGVTPYGTNSMADLYAQGFDLVVSLADVGMIRDAARTLADQKLK
- a CDS encoding iron-containing alcohol dehydrogenase codes for the protein MKLETAFTMDTSSIKFGKGVTKEIGSDFKNMGVKRLMICTDSRVAKLATMEVVEASLKDVGLEYEIYSGVSVEPTDVSFHEAIDFAKKGNFDGYLGVGGGSSMDTVKAANLYATHPPKDFLDYVNPPIGKGLPVPGPIKSMICIPTTAGTGSETTGVAIFDLLSMEAKTGIAHRSLRPLMGIIDPDNTRSLPKMVTACTALDQVSHALESLTALPYHQRPAPDSPGMRPAYQGSNPISRIWASECLKLISQNIQRVLDDPEDDEARGAILLGATYAGIGFGNAGVHLPHGMSYPVSGMVKEYVPPDYPPDHPTVPHGMSVILNAPAVFRWTGNADPENHLRCAELMGTDVRGATPDDAGEVLAGAVIDLMRKAGLPNGLNAVGYGPEDVPALVEGTLPQHRVTKLAPIPAGPGELRDLFLGNMKHW
- a CDS encoding mandelate racemase/muconate lactonizing enzyme family protein, producing MRIESVDFFYLSMQRVTTEADGSQDALLVRVAAGGLVGYGECEAAPLPSIAALVCPLSHGSCQPVQDSVLGQNLNNPADIQRISQLVAYQSMDLLQAAHTYSGIEMALWDLLGKSMDAPVWKLLNYQENFAKTPYFSVLFGDDPAITFERAKKARRTGFQAAKFGWGPIGLGSALEDREHFQAAREGLGNDGLLLVDTGQIFGEDVDKASERISPMEEAKVLWFEEPFHAHALQEYGELARRSGKIKLAGGEGAHHPSMAKHLIDFGKVGYVQIDCGRIGGIGPAKVVAEYAVANGVTYVNHTFTSHLALSASLQPYAGLKAHEICEYPGQPKSLALDITKSHLLLDQNGQIKAPEAPGLGMEINLEALKSYLVDVSIEVNGQNLFKTTQF
- a CDS encoding glucose 1-dehydrogenase, with translation MSGRLTDELILVTGGSRGIGAAIVEKCLLEGANVSFIDLEEEEGANLLTKLNQDSKLLFVKGNVCSAEDLKCWSDASRKKFGSITGLVNNAGRNSYADPVTMTEQQWEDVFDVDLKAAWLAAREALPDMIANKRGSIVNIASVHANMTYPNMFPYAAAKSGLVGLTRSMALEAGSHQIRVNALSPGYTETFLVKEFFERNDPALRQKVLDVHPMNRMAKPAEIANCVAFLLSTEASFVTGANWIADGGLTSRFAG